From Carassius gibelio isolate Cgi1373 ecotype wild population from Czech Republic chromosome B23, carGib1.2-hapl.c, whole genome shotgun sequence, the proteins below share one genomic window:
- the zmp:0000000926 gene encoding ataxin-1, with amino-acid sequence MNPSPDRSKECLPPKKRDSRQGSSDQPAPEDDFKPPAPFRSRRQHHSTESHRESRDLLPPPPPTLPPLPLPLPWQVSYTPSMHPSFLPVQVGERRGSASASWRETLCGRGMDGGLEHTIAHHSRWLSSDIPPISVQPLISMPMFKSVYTAESREMWSYGPSRRDYSSSLFSPHLFPQPTVYPHDTLPDSRLRYQGRRPNGVEGTDSGSGPSRRMASCDGRGNENVARLDGPHANGRRRQENTTRQTTGRGLLPRESTSAHSSPWDRDPLGTPKTPIPPSPDAKIGRAVTSQDHFGGSSSQAGAQIYYAVGSLCQSAHRNSPKYPQLSPSVSYSQRKSQHFLQSQHNSHEVETEWDPSVGSYHPPVAVLTGPNPPPSAVLPHFAKGSLIELAGGHLKRVEELKTEDFVQSADTLPEFHLSTCTILLISPGPTYGFNHLQVLLTDRNTQELLTVLAEYPFFVQDRGWSSCSPQRSAQLYGLQCRQLSTGDVCLALTPTPASPHSDSQVQRPHIHSEDMVERMPHAPAPSSPPAGQSSPSSLRSERPRARKRRWSAPELQPGIKTSTHLPQGSKHERQQ; translated from the exons ATGAATCCAAGCCCAGACCGCAGCAAGGAGTGCCTCCCCCCCAAAAAGCGGGACTCCCGACAGGGCTCATCAGATCAGCCAGCCCCAGAGGATGACTTCAAACCTCCTGCCCCTTTTCGAAGCCGAAGGCAGCACCACTCCACGGAGAGTCACCGAGAAAGCAGGGATCTTCTACCACCCCCTCCACCCACGCTGCCACCCCTTCCTCTGCCGTTGCCTTGGCAGGTGTCCTATACCCCCTCCATGCATCCTTCATTCCTTCCGGTCCAGGTGGGAGAGAGGCGAGGGTCAGCTTCGGCATCCTGGAGAGAGACATTGTGTGGACGGGGTATGGACGGAGGACTGGAGCACACTATTGCCCATCACTCTCGTTGGCTGAGCAGTGACATCCCCCCAATTAGTGTGCAACCGCTCATCTCTATGCCCATGTTCAAAAGTGTCTACACAGCCGAATCCAGAGAAATGTGGTCCTACGGCCCCAGTCGACGAGACTATAGCTCATCTCTTTTCTCCCCTCATCTCTTTCCACAGCCTACAGTGTATCCCCATGACACCCTGCCTGACAGCAGACTCAGGTACCAAGGCAGACGGCCCAATGGTGTTGAAGGCACAGACAGTGGGTCTGGGCCTAGCAGAAGGATGGCCTCTTGCGATGGCCGCGGAAATGAAAATGTGGCCAGGTTAGATGGTCCACATGCCAATGGCAGGAGAAGACAGGAGAACACAACAAGACAGACCACCGGAAGAGGCCTTCTGCCACGAGAGAGCACAAGTGCACATTCCTCACCGTGGGACAGGGACCCTCTGGGAACACCCAAAACACCAATACCCCCCTCACCAGATGCAAAGATAGGAAGGGCAGTCACTTCTCAGGATCATTTCGGTGGTAGTTCCTCTCAGGCTGGAGCTCAAATCTACTATGCTGTGGGGTCCCTTTGCCAATCTGCACACCGTAACTCTCCAAAGTACCCACAGCTCAGTCCTTCTGTGTCCTACTCCCAGAGAAAGTCCCAGCACTTCCTGCAAAGCCAACACAAcagccatgaggttgagaccgaaTGGGATCCCTCAGTAGGGTCCTACCACCCTCCCGTCGCTGTGCTCACTGGCCCTAACCCACCTCCTTCTGCAGTCCTACCTCATTTTGCCAAAGGTTCCCTGATCGAGCTGGCTGGTGGCCATCTGAAGAGGGTGGAGGAGCTGAAGACAGAGGATTTCGTGCAAAGTGCTGACACCTTGCCTGAGTTTCACCTGAGCACTTGCACTATTCTGTTAATCTCACCCGGACCCACGTACGGCTTCAACCACTTGCAGGTCTTGCTCACAGACCGCAACACTCAG GAGCTGCTCACAGTCTTAGCGGAGTATCCATTTTTCGTTCAGGACCGCGGCTGGTCTTCTTGCAGTCCCCAGCGGAGCGCCCAGCTGTATGGCCTGCAGTGCCGTCAGCTCAGCACAGGGGATGTGTGTCTGGCACTGACTCCCACACCTGCTTCACCTCACTCTGACAGTCAGGTGCAGCGTCCACACATACACTCAGAGGACATGGTGGAGAGGATGCCCCATGCCCCTGCACCTTCGTCTCCACCAGCGGGACAGTCTTCTCCTTCCAGTTTGCGAAGTGAACGGCCCCGCGCCCGCAAGAGACGCTGGTCCGCCCCTGAGCTCCAGCCAGGAATCAAGACTAGCACCCATTTACCTCAAGGCTCTAAGCACGAGAGACAGCAGTAA